In Bombus huntii isolate Logan2020A chromosome 3, iyBomHunt1.1, whole genome shotgun sequence, a single genomic region encodes these proteins:
- the LOC126864345 gene encoding protein arginine N-methyltransferase 9-like isoform X2, which translates to MAVDRWHFPMLNDKQRNMAFECVIRKRISQGYDTVLDVGTGTGLLSLYAQNAGAKKIYACECSPAMLKIAEKVFETNNARDIILLPKLSSDLVIPTDIAERVKLVVTETFDAGLFGEHVIPSMISVHSNVLDKNGIVIPMGATLYIAAVECEYIRNKSAVMFDKVKHFCPLNFDNVSVLLDEEYYDTDNLKNVEVNYIVEPTAFFTINFNDLSDLQQFNTDGIKNIIDITCKRSGTIDGLITWFKLHLDEEITIDTSEKKSCWQVAIFPTIPKSLQKGDAVAIKGEMLKGKLKCSYSSNNSQCDNYDHKFLYRLPKEVIMFLNDVEYIKLLTEVSKSFTNKEIHSILDTSPFPIYGLILLKENKHSNILYYKNENIAFQQFIKQIAEQNGFKDKLRIISKYNHISDSLDTIFIHDFDIKGELRDYSEEYNHEFFRCLLKPNGILLPEQIFFVGQLVFSDDLPNMVYVEDKNLQDISTFAFNTPNCEKETHNTFNNTTSYGIAQYINEFKINQIFDLNSSLYLYEALSDINVLIEMRENEVAERVINFGKISATNNKLLPNALVCWYKVKLTLNHNYDTKRNGSFMNHMAILLEDELKNSILQGNEVCIKVLQGEDIIRVEVK; encoded by the exons ATGGCTGTAGATAGATGGCATTTTCCAATGTTAAATGACAAGCAGAGAAACATGGCATTTGAGTGTGTAATTCGCAAGAGAATTTCTCAAGGATATGATACTGTATTAGATGTAGGAACTGGTACAGGGTTATTAAGTTTATATGCACAGAATGCAGGTGCTAAAAAAATTTATGCCTGTGAATGTTCACCAGCAATGTTAAAAATTGCGGAGAAAGTATTTGAAACTAACAATGCCAGAGACATAATATTATTACCAAAACTTTCTTCAGACCTTGTAATCCCTACAGATATTGCAGAAAG AGTAAAATTAGTAGTTACAGAAACCTTTGATGCTGGTTTATTTGGAGAACATGTGATACCATCCATGATAAGCGTACATTCAAATGTTTTGGATAAGAATGGCATAGTAATACCAATGGGAGCTACACTTTACATAGCTGCTGTTGAATGTGAATATATAAGAAACAAATCAGCTGTGATGTTTGATAAAGTAAAACATTTTTGTCCTCTAAATTTTGATAATGTGTCTGTATTATTGGATGAGGAATACTACGATACagacaatttaaaaaatgtggAAGTTAATTACATAGTAGAACCCACAGCATTTTTCACCATCAATTTCAACGACTTGTCAGACTTACAACAATTTAATACAGatggaataaaaaatattatagatataaCGTGTAAACGTAGTGGTACTATAGATGGTTTAATAACATGGTTTAAGTTACATCTTGATGAGGAAATAACAATAGACACTTCAGAAAAAAAATCATGTTGGCAAGTTGCCATTTTCCCTACAATACCAAAATCATTACAGAAAGGTGATGCAGTTGCAATTAAGGGAGAAATGTTGAAAGGAAAACTTAAATGCTCATATTCATCAAATAATTCTCAATGTGATAACTATGATCATAAATTTTTGTACCGTTTACCAAAAGAAGTCATAATGTTTTTAAATGATGTAGAGTACATAAAATTACTTACCGAGGTTAGCAAATCATTCACTAACAAAGAAATACACAGTATTTTAGATACTTCCCCATTTCCTATTTATGGATTAATATTACTAAAGGAAAACAAGCATagcaatattttatactacaaaaatgaaaatatagcATTTCAACAATTTATCAAACAAATAGCAGAACAAAATGGTTTCAAGGATAAATTACGTATCATATCAAAATACAATCATATTTCCGATTCCTTAGATACTATATTTATTCATGATTTTGACATTAAAGGGGAATTGAGAGATTATAGTGAGGAATATAATCATGAATTTTTTCG ATGTTTACTTAAACCAAATGGCATTTTGTTGCCTGAACAGATATTTTTTGTAGGTCAGCTTGTATTTTCAGATGACTTGCCAAATATGGTTTATGtagaagataaaaatttacaagatATATCGACGTTTGCATTTAATACACCAAATTGTGAAAAG GAAACAcataatacttttaataatacaaCTTCTTATGGTATTGCACAATACATTAACGAATTTAag ataaatcaaatttttgaTTTGAATTCGAGTTTGTATTTATATGAAGCTTTATCCGATATAAATGTATTGATAGAAATGAGAGAAAATGAAGTTGCTGAACGTGTGataaattttggaaaaataagtgcaactaataataagttatTACCAAATGCTTTAGTATGTTGGTACAAAGTCAAATTGACGTTAAATCATAATTATGatacaaaaagaaatggaTCATTTATGAATCATATGGCAATATTACTAGAAGATGAATTAAAGAATTCCATTTTACAAGGTAACGAAGTATGTATAAAAGTTCTACAAGGTGAAGATATAATTCGGGTAGAAgtaaaatga
- the LOC126864345 gene encoding protein arginine N-methyltransferase 9-like isoform X1 translates to MQRELNEIVEKSLQKAYDHNRTGNVGKAYAYYTVVAELCPPKRLEIEEAFVNVLCQWGIQLAGENRFADVVLCYKRSLDIYPNNPHMLNNFAAHLLRNNDPIEAIKYLRRALQANPNFLPAERNLENAYSMAVDRWHFPMLNDKQRNMAFECVIRKRISQGYDTVLDVGTGTGLLSLYAQNAGAKKIYACECSPAMLKIAEKVFETNNARDIILLPKLSSDLVIPTDIAERVKLVVTETFDAGLFGEHVIPSMISVHSNVLDKNGIVIPMGATLYIAAVECEYIRNKSAVMFDKVKHFCPLNFDNVSVLLDEEYYDTDNLKNVEVNYIVEPTAFFTINFNDLSDLQQFNTDGIKNIIDITCKRSGTIDGLITWFKLHLDEEITIDTSEKKSCWQVAIFPTIPKSLQKGDAVAIKGEMLKGKLKCSYSSNNSQCDNYDHKFLYRLPKEVIMFLNDVEYIKLLTEVSKSFTNKEIHSILDTSPFPIYGLILLKENKHSNILYYKNENIAFQQFIKQIAEQNGFKDKLRIISKYNHISDSLDTIFIHDFDIKGELRDYSEEYNHEFFRCLLKPNGILLPEQIFFVGQLVFSDDLPNMVYVEDKNLQDISTFAFNTPNCEKETHNTFNNTTSYGIAQYINEFKINQIFDLNSSLYLYEALSDINVLIEMRENEVAERVINFGKISATNNKLLPNALVCWYKVKLTLNHNYDTKRNGSFMNHMAILLEDELKNSILQGNEVCIKVLQGEDIIRVEVK, encoded by the exons ATGCAGAGAGAATTAAACGAAATAGTTGAAAAGTCATTACAAAAAGCTTACGATCATAATAGAACTGGGAACGTAGGAAAAGCATATGCATATTATACGGTTGTTGCAGAGCTATGTCCTCCAAAAAGATTAGAAATTGAAGAAGCATTTGTTAATGTTCTCT GTCAATGGGGAATACAGTTAGCAGGTGAGAATAGATTTGCAGATGTTGTTTTATGTTACAAGCGTTCATTAGATATTTATCCAAACAATCCtcatatgttaaataatttcgCAGCGCATCTTTTAAG GAATAATGATCCAATAGAGGCAATAAAATACTTAAGGAGAGCCCTGCAAGCGAATCCTAATTTTTTACCAGCAGAACGGAACTTGGAAAATGCATATAGCATGGCTGTAGATAGATGGCATTTTCCAATGTTAAATGACAAGCAGAGAAACATGGCATTTGAGTGTGTAATTCGCAAGAGAATTTCTCAAGGATATGATACTGTATTAGATGTAGGAACTGGTACAGGGTTATTAAGTTTATATGCACAGAATGCAGGTGCTAAAAAAATTTATGCCTGTGAATGTTCACCAGCAATGTTAAAAATTGCGGAGAAAGTATTTGAAACTAACAATGCCAGAGACATAATATTATTACCAAAACTTTCTTCAGACCTTGTAATCCCTACAGATATTGCAGAAAG AGTAAAATTAGTAGTTACAGAAACCTTTGATGCTGGTTTATTTGGAGAACATGTGATACCATCCATGATAAGCGTACATTCAAATGTTTTGGATAAGAATGGCATAGTAATACCAATGGGAGCTACACTTTACATAGCTGCTGTTGAATGTGAATATATAAGAAACAAATCAGCTGTGATGTTTGATAAAGTAAAACATTTTTGTCCTCTAAATTTTGATAATGTGTCTGTATTATTGGATGAGGAATACTACGATACagacaatttaaaaaatgtggAAGTTAATTACATAGTAGAACCCACAGCATTTTTCACCATCAATTTCAACGACTTGTCAGACTTACAACAATTTAATACAGatggaataaaaaatattatagatataaCGTGTAAACGTAGTGGTACTATAGATGGTTTAATAACATGGTTTAAGTTACATCTTGATGAGGAAATAACAATAGACACTTCAGAAAAAAAATCATGTTGGCAAGTTGCCATTTTCCCTACAATACCAAAATCATTACAGAAAGGTGATGCAGTTGCAATTAAGGGAGAAATGTTGAAAGGAAAACTTAAATGCTCATATTCATCAAATAATTCTCAATGTGATAACTATGATCATAAATTTTTGTACCGTTTACCAAAAGAAGTCATAATGTTTTTAAATGATGTAGAGTACATAAAATTACTTACCGAGGTTAGCAAATCATTCACTAACAAAGAAATACACAGTATTTTAGATACTTCCCCATTTCCTATTTATGGATTAATATTACTAAAGGAAAACAAGCATagcaatattttatactacaaaaatgaaaatatagcATTTCAACAATTTATCAAACAAATAGCAGAACAAAATGGTTTCAAGGATAAATTACGTATCATATCAAAATACAATCATATTTCCGATTCCTTAGATACTATATTTATTCATGATTTTGACATTAAAGGGGAATTGAGAGATTATAGTGAGGAATATAATCATGAATTTTTTCG ATGTTTACTTAAACCAAATGGCATTTTGTTGCCTGAACAGATATTTTTTGTAGGTCAGCTTGTATTTTCAGATGACTTGCCAAATATGGTTTATGtagaagataaaaatttacaagatATATCGACGTTTGCATTTAATACACCAAATTGTGAAAAG GAAACAcataatacttttaataatacaaCTTCTTATGGTATTGCACAATACATTAACGAATTTAag ataaatcaaatttttgaTTTGAATTCGAGTTTGTATTTATATGAAGCTTTATCCGATATAAATGTATTGATAGAAATGAGAGAAAATGAAGTTGCTGAACGTGTGataaattttggaaaaataagtgcaactaataataagttatTACCAAATGCTTTAGTATGTTGGTACAAAGTCAAATTGACGTTAAATCATAATTATGatacaaaaagaaatggaTCATTTATGAATCATATGGCAATATTACTAGAAGATGAATTAAAGAATTCCATTTTACAAGGTAACGAAGTATGTATAAAAGTTCTACAAGGTGAAGATATAATTCGGGTAGAAgtaaaatga
- the LOC126864347 gene encoding serine hydrolase-like protein, producing the protein MNQGRTSIEVKFPVPWGHIAGKIYGSQKEKRVLMVHGILDNAGTFDRLIEHLPQKYQYVNIDLPGHGLSSPMPPGMPLHYFDYVHSILFVLDALKWQTCIYIGHSFGAHIATYFSILYPGRLEKIVALDGFLPFLVKDIVPYIRDVYNLNAYTKDSNILYTKDEIMYALQFKRFETLRMEAAEALFKRAVTKVGDLYKFNRDTRLRHVVRPFFTLEQHKEIFKKYTTKTLIIIADSSVRVNILSQIVKTLPLITNKTDLFTVIQVRGNHDVHNNYPEWVAPHICKFLDDNLQSKL; encoded by the coding sequence ATGAATCAAGGAAGAACATCAATAGAAGTGAAATTCCCAGTACCATGGGGTCATATTGCGGGCAAGATCTATGGATctcagaaagaaaaaagagttCTAATGGTGCATGGTATTTTAGACAATGCTGGTACATTTGACAGGTTAATTGAACACCTTCCACAGAAATATCAATATGTGAATATAGATTTGCCAGGGCATGGACTCTCATCTCCAATGCCACCTGGAATGCCATTGCATTATTTTGATTATGTCCATtcaatattgtttgttttggATGCACTAAAATGGCAAACCTGTATATATATTGGACACAGTTTTGGAGCTCATATTGCAACATATTTCAGTATTTTGTACCCTGGAAGACTTGAAAAAATTGTAGCACTCGATGGATTTCTACCTTTTCTGGTTAAGGATATTGTTCCTTATATTCGAgatgtatataatttaaacGCTTATACTAAAGATTCTAATATACTTTATACTAAAGATGAAATTATGTATGCTTTGCAATTTAAAAGATTTGAGACATTAAGAATGGAGGCTGCAGAAGCTTTATTTAAACGTGCAGTCACTAAGGTTGGTGATTTGTACAAATTTAATCGTGATACAAGATTAAGACATGTTGTTAGACCATTTTTTACACTGGAACAACACaaggaaatttttaaaaaatatacaactAAAACATTAATAATTATAGCGGACAGTTCCGTACGAGTAAATATTTTGTCGCAAATAGTAAAAACATTACCATTAATTACTAACAAAACTGATCTTTTTACTGTAATTCAAGTCAGAGGAAATCATGATGTACATAATAATTATCCTGAGTGGGTAGCACcacatatatgtaaatttctagacgataatttacaaagtaaattataa